Proteins from a genomic interval of Rhizobium rhododendri:
- a CDS encoding TonB-dependent siderophore receptor has translation MFREARTTVSPVGTSFTTTVGRLMIAFLSSSTLLAATPVFAQSGDAEATTLAKITIAGQGDRAGTIDKTIVAKSSRSSSKTDTPLLDAPASVSVVTAKEMKERGVTNLDQALAYTPGVSTDIYGSDDRYDHFLIRGFYQTTDGTFRDGLPMRVGGSFTASRLEPYGMERIDVLKGSNSTLFGLSGPGGIVNALTKVPQDKDFGEIYTTVGNGHVETGTDFGGALDKDGIWTYRMTGKWQNANAGIDHTNDDRVYVAPALTWSPDADTSVTILTDYNKRDGNPGHAIPYKSGIDSETYLGEPDFDRVDTIERNVGYQLRHDFGNGFEFRQNARYTNLDMTYQQIYLGAADPASSRAALAIYGHSKRFQIDNQLQYDGTYGPFESRTLLGADYGRDSNSERRLDGTAGGVLDDSKPVYCGTRCISFGAPVDTRTRLTTAGTYLQEQLTIDDRWILTLGGRYDHADTMSESSGIRDDAVDTNFSKRAGLTFKATSELSVYANYSESFQPLAASRSTFLGTPKPQEGTQYEIGAKYRPEGMDALFTLALFDLTQKNVAQWASDYSYQYQVGKVNVKGIEFESKVALTDRLNLTAGYSYWDARIKDDATTGLIGNRPELVPNHMATLWADYTIPGKGAIGDINVGMGARFVGNTFGDNANTLPLASRTVFDAAFNYKFKNGVALAVNATNIFDKEYVASIDDYSLAAYYGDRRAVRATLRYTW, from the coding sequence ATGTTTCGCGAGGCTAGGACGACTGTATCGCCGGTGGGCACATCCTTTACGACGACCGTCGGACGTCTGATGATCGCGTTTCTGTCGAGTTCGACGCTGCTTGCCGCAACCCCGGTTTTCGCTCAGTCAGGCGACGCGGAAGCAACCACGCTCGCCAAGATCACCATTGCGGGCCAAGGCGACCGAGCTGGCACCATTGACAAGACGATTGTCGCAAAGAGTTCCCGCTCCAGCAGCAAGACCGACACCCCGCTTCTCGACGCGCCGGCCTCGGTTTCCGTCGTCACTGCAAAGGAAATGAAGGAGCGCGGTGTCACCAACCTCGACCAGGCGCTGGCCTACACGCCCGGCGTCTCCACCGATATCTACGGCTCCGACGACCGCTACGACCACTTTTTGATCCGCGGTTTCTACCAGACGACCGACGGCACTTTCCGTGACGGGCTGCCGATGCGTGTCGGCGGCTCCTTTACCGCCAGCCGCCTCGAGCCCTATGGCATGGAACGGATCGATGTGCTGAAGGGGTCCAACTCCACGCTGTTCGGCCTTTCCGGCCCCGGCGGTATCGTCAATGCGCTCACCAAGGTGCCGCAGGACAAAGACTTCGGCGAGATCTATACAACAGTTGGGAACGGACATGTCGAAACCGGCACCGACTTCGGCGGAGCGCTCGACAAGGATGGCATCTGGACCTACCGCATGACTGGCAAATGGCAGAATGCCAATGCCGGCATCGACCATACCAACGACGATCGCGTCTATGTCGCGCCGGCGCTGACCTGGTCGCCGGATGCCGACACCTCCGTCACCATCCTGACGGATTACAACAAGCGCGACGGCAACCCTGGCCATGCCATTCCCTACAAGTCTGGGATCGATTCCGAGACCTATCTCGGTGAGCCCGATTTCGACAGGGTCGACACCATCGAGCGCAATGTCGGCTATCAGCTGCGCCACGATTTCGGCAACGGTTTCGAGTTCCGGCAGAATGCCCGCTACACCAATCTCGACATGACCTATCAGCAGATCTATCTCGGAGCTGCCGATCCTGCTTCGAGCCGCGCTGCATTGGCAATTTATGGCCATAGCAAGCGGTTCCAGATCGACAACCAGCTCCAATATGACGGCACCTACGGCCCATTCGAAAGCCGCACACTGCTGGGCGCCGATTATGGCCGCGACAGCAATAGCGAACGTCGCCTCGACGGGACGGCCGGTGGCGTGCTCGATGACAGCAAACCCGTCTATTGCGGCACACGCTGCATCTCGTTCGGCGCACCGGTGGACACCAGGACAAGGCTGACAACGGCCGGCACATACCTCCAGGAACAGCTGACGATCGACGACCGCTGGATCCTGACGCTGGGTGGCCGATACGATCACGCCGACACGATGTCGGAAAGCTCAGGCATCCGCGACGACGCGGTCGATACGAATTTCTCCAAGCGCGCCGGGCTTACCTTCAAGGCGACCTCCGAGCTCTCGGTCTACGCCAATTACTCGGAATCCTTCCAGCCACTGGCAGCCAGCCGCTCGACCTTCCTCGGCACGCCCAAGCCTCAGGAGGGCACACAGTACGAAATCGGTGCAAAATATCGGCCCGAGGGTATGGATGCGCTGTTTACCCTGGCGCTGTTCGACCTGACCCAGAAAAACGTGGCGCAGTGGGCGTCGGACTATTCCTACCAGTACCAGGTGGGCAAGGTGAACGTGAAGGGCATCGAGTTCGAGAGCAAGGTCGCGCTCACCGACCGGCTGAACCTGACTGCCGGTTATTCGTACTGGGACGCGCGGATCAAGGACGACGCGACCACCGGGCTGATTGGCAATCGGCCGGAACTCGTTCCCAACCACATGGCAACGCTCTGGGCCGACTATACCATTCCCGGCAAAGGCGCGATCGGTGACATCAACGTCGGGATGGGCGCCCGCTTTGTCGGCAATACTTTCGGCGACAATGCCAACACGCTGCCGCTTGCCTCAAGAACGGTCTTCGACGCGGCTTTCAATTACAAGTTCAAGAACGGCGTTGCCCTCGCCGTCAACGCCACCAACATCTTCGACAAGGAATATGTGGCCAGCATCGACGACTACAGTCTGGCCGCCTACTACGGCGACCGCCGCGCGGTGCGGGCGACCCTGCGCTACACCTGGTAG
- a CDS encoding ABC transporter substrate-binding protein, which yields MALVTRRRDLLCGLATALLAPELMHTPAIAADGPLQFDHAFGVTVLPKPATRVVSLGYLTQDPLLALDVIPLAIRDWFGDQPFAVWPWAQPFLKNARPVVIKGNVGLELVATLQPDLIVGIGSGISEAEYAGLSRIAPVLMQPKAFPAYGMPWDEMTRLIGRAVGKDRIADELVAKTRQDFAAARLRHPDWGGLTAVAAYHYGSETGFFASSDTRGHFLTELGFARTAASRLLDGSKSFYQKLSPEDLSALEADLVLWVSSSETATDLAALPMRRVLKAHAEGREVFAGGTVAAALSFGSVLSLPFVLSALEADMAAALDGDPRTSVASAVRAGLAP from the coding sequence ATGGCTCTCGTTACCCGTCGTCGCGACCTGCTGTGCGGGCTGGCAACCGCTCTCTTGGCGCCGGAGCTGATGCACACACCCGCCATCGCTGCCGACGGGCCGCTGCAATTCGATCATGCCTTCGGCGTGACCGTCCTGCCGAAGCCCGCTACCCGTGTCGTATCGCTGGGCTACCTCACCCAGGATCCCCTGCTCGCGCTCGATGTCATCCCGCTTGCGATACGCGACTGGTTCGGCGACCAGCCATTTGCCGTCTGGCCATGGGCGCAGCCTTTTCTGAAGAACGCCCGCCCCGTTGTCATCAAGGGCAATGTCGGGTTGGAACTCGTCGCTACCTTGCAGCCGGATCTGATCGTCGGCATCGGGTCAGGCATATCGGAAGCAGAGTACGCCGGGCTTTCCCGCATTGCGCCCGTGCTGATGCAGCCGAAGGCGTTTCCGGCCTATGGCATGCCTTGGGATGAGATGACACGGCTGATCGGTCGCGCCGTCGGCAAGGATCGCATAGCCGACGAACTGGTTGCCAAGACCCGCCAGGACTTTGCGGCAGCGCGCCTGCGACATCCGGATTGGGGCGGACTCACGGCTGTCGCCGCCTATCACTATGGCAGCGAGACCGGATTTTTCGCATCCTCGGACACGCGCGGCCATTTCCTGACCGAGCTCGGATTTGCCCGCACAGCCGCCAGCCGCCTGCTCGATGGGTCCAAAAGCTTCTATCAAAAACTTTCACCGGAAGACCTGTCCGCTCTCGAAGCTGATCTCGTCCTTTGGGTATCGTCCTCCGAAACCGCTACCGATCTCGCCGCCCTGCCGATGCGCCGTGTCCTGAAGGCCCATGCCGAGGGTCGCGAAGTCTTTGCGGGCGGTACGGTCGCAGCCGCGCTGTCTTTCGGCAGCGTCCTGTCGTTGCCCTTCGTGCTGTCTGCACTCGAGGCCGATATGGCAGCAGCACTCGATGGCGACCCCAGGACATCGGTAGCCTCGGCGGTCCGTGCCGGACTTGCCCCGTGA
- a CDS encoding iron chelate uptake ABC transporter family permease subunit has product MPSATVPSQPTAGKHHTARQRLAVAVAGFLLLVVLCLVSLAVGARSVSLSTVFDALTAYDARLPDHIAVRDYRLPRTLLGLLCGAGFGVSGAIIQAITRNALADPGLLGVNAGAAFFVTIAAGVFGLQAVSTYLWFAFLGAIVVTVIVYVLGSLSRAGATPVRLLLAGVAINALLGGLGSAIVLLDPVGFDSMRLWSIGALGGRDMAVVSAVAPFIIVGLGIAGLIAPAMNSIALGNDTARALGTHVVRSRILAAVSLTLLAGGGTAAVGPIGFIGLMTPHVVRWLFGPDQRLIFAGTMIFAPILLLSADIIGRLLLPGELEASIVTAFIGAPVLILLVQRQKVRGL; this is encoded by the coding sequence ATGCCGTCTGCCACAGTCCCCTCGCAGCCCACAGCGGGAAAGCACCATACAGCACGGCAACGGCTGGCAGTTGCCGTTGCGGGCTTTCTGCTGCTGGTGGTCCTGTGCCTGGTCAGCCTGGCCGTCGGCGCGCGTTCTGTTTCTCTCTCCACCGTCTTCGATGCGTTGACGGCCTATGACGCTCGCCTGCCAGACCACATTGCGGTCCGGGACTATCGCTTGCCGCGCACGTTGCTGGGGCTTTTATGCGGAGCGGGTTTCGGTGTGTCCGGTGCCATCATCCAGGCGATCACGCGCAATGCGCTCGCCGATCCCGGTCTGCTCGGCGTCAATGCCGGCGCTGCCTTTTTCGTGACGATTGCTGCCGGCGTATTCGGCCTGCAGGCGGTGAGCACCTATCTCTGGTTTGCCTTTCTCGGCGCCATCGTTGTCACTGTGATCGTCTATGTGCTCGGCTCGCTCAGTCGCGCCGGAGCGACCCCGGTCCGGCTGCTGCTTGCAGGCGTCGCGATCAATGCGTTGCTTGGCGGCCTCGGATCAGCCATCGTACTGCTCGATCCGGTCGGCTTCGACAGCATGCGTCTCTGGTCGATCGGCGCTCTCGGCGGCCGCGACATGGCGGTGGTGTCTGCGGTGGCGCCGTTCATTATCGTCGGGCTTGGCATCGCGGGCCTCATCGCACCGGCGATGAATTCGATAGCGCTCGGCAATGACACCGCCCGGGCGCTGGGCACCCATGTTGTCCGCAGCCGCATCCTGGCGGCTGTGTCCTTGACCCTTCTTGCCGGTGGTGGCACGGCGGCGGTCGGACCGATCGGCTTCATCGGCCTGATGACGCCACATGTCGTGCGCTGGCTGTTCGGCCCCGATCAGCGGCTGATTTTCGCCGGCACGATGATCTTTGCCCCGATCCTGCTGCTGTCGGCCGACATTATCGGGCGTCTTCTCCTCCCGGGTGAACTGGAAGCCAGCATCGTCACCGCCTTCATCGGCGCGCCCGTCCTGATCCTCCTGGTGCAGCGGCAGAAAGTGCGCGGGCTGTGA
- a CDS encoding FecCD family ABC transporter permease, with product MTRAADPGVIVLRSPRGRLSLRLRSRSVIACAFMLAVCLMLVLLSLVSGDYAVSMSDVARTLSGRGDQMQEMIVLEWRLPRALLALLIGAALGISGAIFQSLTRNPLGSPDIIGFSAGAHTGALVAMLLLSEGYLGTATGALIGGLATAIAVYMLTYRGGIDGFRLIVVGVAIAAMLSAANVWMIRKADLQVAMSAAMWAAGSLNGLGLDRLLAVSVALAVLVPIALALARPLRQLELGDEAALSSGVSPDRVRLALAVIGVALIAVATAAAGPIAFIALAAPQLARRVTRSAGVALVPSALMGGVLLVASDWAAQHALGLQLPVGVMTFNIGGLYFIWVLVSEGRK from the coding sequence GTGACGCGGGCGGCGGATCCAGGCGTCATCGTTCTGCGCTCGCCCCGTGGGCGGCTTTCGCTGCGGTTGCGCAGCCGGAGTGTTATCGCCTGCGCCTTCATGCTGGCTGTCTGCCTCATGCTCGTGCTGCTGTCGCTGGTTTCCGGCGACTATGCGGTTTCAATGTCGGATGTCGCGCGGACCCTTTCGGGGCGGGGCGACCAGATGCAGGAGATGATCGTTCTCGAATGGCGCCTGCCCCGCGCCCTGCTTGCGCTGCTGATCGGCGCCGCGCTCGGCATCAGCGGTGCTATTTTCCAGTCGCTGACGCGTAATCCGCTCGGTTCGCCGGATATCATCGGCTTTTCTGCCGGCGCCCACACCGGCGCGCTGGTGGCGATGCTGCTGTTGTCGGAGGGCTATTTAGGGACAGCCACGGGCGCACTGATCGGCGGTCTGGCAACGGCGATCGCAGTCTACATGCTGACCTACCGAGGGGGTATCGACGGATTTCGGCTGATCGTCGTCGGCGTCGCCATCGCCGCCATGCTGTCTGCCGCCAATGTCTGGATGATCCGCAAGGCAGACCTGCAGGTCGCGATGTCGGCTGCCATGTGGGCGGCGGGCTCGCTGAACGGCCTCGGCCTTGATCGCCTGCTGGCGGTATCGGTGGCGCTGGCAGTGCTCGTCCCTATCGCCCTTGCCCTGGCAAGGCCGCTCCGTCAGCTCGAACTCGGCGACGAGGCGGCGCTTTCGTCTGGTGTGTCGCCGGATCGCGTCCGGCTGGCGCTGGCCGTCATCGGCGTGGCCCTGATCGCGGTGGCAACGGCCGCGGCAGGCCCCATCGCCTTCATCGCGCTAGCAGCGCCGCAGCTTGCGCGGCGCGTGACCAGGTCGGCCGGGGTTGCGCTGGTACCATCGGCGCTGATGGGCGGGGTATTGCTCGTCGCCTCGGATTGGGCAGCCCAGCACGCGCTCGGCCTCCAGCTGCCGGTCGGCGTGATGACGTTTAATATCGGCGGCCTGTATTTCATATGGGTGCTAGTCAGCGAGGGACGCAAATGA
- a CDS encoding ABC transporter ATP-binding protein — MTTARLRAEAVTLRYRELTVARELSVTIPDNAFTVIFGPNACGKSTLLRALSRLLRPTQGEIILDGASIGSLPARDVARRLGLLPQSSIAPDAITVEDLVSRGRYPHQSIFRQWSAADQQAVASAMSATGVADLATRLVDELSGGQRQRVWLAMVLAQQTPILLLDEPTTFLDITHQIDLLDLLADINADGRTVVAVLHDLNHACRYATHLIAMRDGAIVAEGTPAAIVTEQLIESVFGLACVIVPDPVTGTPMVVPRGRHSAAQARPVADIPGSAADKDEIV, encoded by the coding sequence ATGACGACGGCCAGACTGCGCGCTGAAGCAGTGACTTTGCGCTACCGGGAGTTGACGGTCGCCCGCGAGCTCTCGGTGACCATTCCGGATAACGCATTTACCGTTATCTTCGGCCCGAATGCCTGCGGCAAGTCGACATTGCTGCGGGCCTTGTCGCGCCTGCTTCGGCCGACGCAGGGGGAGATCATCCTCGACGGTGCCAGCATTGGAAGTCTGCCGGCCAGGGACGTGGCGCGCCGGCTCGGGCTTTTGCCGCAGAGTTCTATCGCACCTGACGCCATTACCGTCGAAGACCTCGTGTCGCGCGGCCGTTATCCGCACCAGTCGATCTTTCGCCAATGGTCGGCCGCCGATCAACAGGCCGTCGCGTCTGCGATGTCAGCCACAGGGGTCGCCGACCTTGCCACCCGGCTCGTCGACGAACTGTCCGGCGGGCAACGCCAGAGGGTCTGGCTTGCCATGGTTCTGGCCCAGCAGACACCAATCCTGCTCCTCGACGAGCCAACCACCTTTCTCGACATCACCCACCAGATCGACCTGCTCGACCTGTTGGCCGATATCAACGCCGACGGACGCACCGTCGTTGCGGTGCTGCATGATCTCAACCATGCCTGCCGCTATGCCACGCACCTGATCGCGATGCGCGATGGCGCCATCGTTGCCGAAGGCACGCCGGCAGCGATCGTCACCGAACAACTGATCGAAAGCGTCTTCGGCCTTGCCTGCGTCATCGTTCCAGATCCGGTGACGGGAACCCCGATGGTCGTGCCGCGCGGGCGCCACTCGGCAGCGCAAGCCCGGCCAGTAGCCGATATCCCCGGTTCTGCTGCAGACAAGGACGAGATCGTATGA
- a CDS encoding DUF2218 domain-containing protein, translating to MSEVQEFKLSGVAIPHDAAGMLDEICEHFVEHSSVERTGNLALLRSETALVAIRLKDSRLLIELACATEQALQLTCNNIAEHLVYFAGEEPLELSWSTPPAPGILPDLREVTVVSAADVTPHMRRVKFSCEDIAPFIGGGMHVRVLLPPDGRIPVWPTLLPDGRTGWPEGEDELAVRVYTIRSVDVARRELWIDFLQHATHGVAAPGAEFARKARPGQKLAFLGPGGGGVPQASSMLLAGDATALPAIARIAAEVPAHIRMQAIILVEDAGEEQPLPTSGTLDVRWLHRKDDKSDTGYRFGDAVRTAISAADAQTYVWVACERDEMRPIRALLKQKGHDRKLTYAAWYWEKPKPDAVNQP from the coding sequence ATGAGCGAGGTGCAGGAATTCAAGTTGAGCGGCGTCGCAATTCCGCACGATGCCGCAGGCATGCTGGATGAGATCTGCGAGCATTTCGTCGAGCATTCGAGCGTCGAGCGGACGGGCAATCTGGCGCTGCTGAGAAGCGAAACGGCACTTGTCGCCATCCGCCTAAAGGACAGCCGCCTGCTCATAGAACTCGCTTGCGCAACGGAACAGGCGCTGCAGCTGACCTGCAACAACATTGCCGAGCATCTGGTCTACTTCGCCGGCGAAGAACCTTTAGAGCTTAGCTGGTCGACGCCACCGGCGCCCGGCATCCTGCCCGATCTGCGCGAGGTAACCGTGGTGTCCGCCGCGGACGTCACGCCGCATATGCGAAGGGTCAAATTCAGTTGCGAGGATATCGCGCCGTTCATCGGTGGCGGCATGCATGTGCGTGTTCTGCTGCCGCCTGACGGACGCATACCGGTCTGGCCGACCCTGCTGCCGGACGGCAGGACGGGCTGGCCCGAGGGGGAAGACGAACTCGCGGTGAGGGTCTATACCATCCGCTCCGTCGATGTCGCACGCCGTGAATTATGGATCGATTTCCTGCAGCATGCCACGCACGGTGTCGCGGCGCCCGGTGCCGAATTTGCGCGCAAGGCGAGACCGGGACAAAAGCTGGCGTTTCTTGGGCCAGGCGGCGGCGGAGTTCCGCAGGCGTCGTCCATGCTCCTCGCAGGCGATGCGACGGCGCTTCCAGCCATCGCCCGGATCGCGGCAGAAGTGCCGGCCCATATCCGGATGCAGGCCATCATCTTGGTGGAGGATGCAGGCGAGGAGCAACCCTTGCCAACATCGGGAACTCTGGATGTGCGCTGGCTCCACCGGAAGGATGACAAGAGTGATACCGGTTATCGGTTCGGCGACGCGGTCAGGACCGCGATCAGCGCGGCGGATGCGCAGACCTATGTCTGGGTGGCCTGCGAAAGAGACGAGATGCGCCCCATTCGCGCGCTCCTGAAGCAAAAGGGCCATGATCGCAAGCTGACTTATGCGGCGTGGTACTGGGAGAAGCCAAAGCCTGACGCGGTAAATCAGCCGTGA
- a CDS encoding DeoR/GlpR family DNA-binding transcription regulator, protein MFLTDRQTEIVALAKSTGRVLVDDLATRFNVTPQTIRKDLNDLCDGQMLTRMHGGASLPSGTANVRYEQRRQIASAEKQAIGAAAAQLIPNNASLFINIGTTTEAVSEALIAHHELMVITNNINVANRLRLYSAIEVVVAGGVVRASDGGIVGEAAVDFIRQFKVDYAVIGASAIDSDGALLDYDFREVKVAQAIIANARHVILVADSTKFERTAPVRIGQLSQVQTLITDHCSVEAIRTICHDSNVALIETSKAS, encoded by the coding sequence ATGTTTTTGACAGATCGCCAGACCGAGATCGTTGCTCTTGCCAAATCGACGGGCCGCGTTCTCGTCGACGATCTCGCGACGCGGTTCAATGTGACGCCGCAGACCATACGCAAGGATCTCAACGATCTCTGCGACGGGCAGATGCTGACCCGCATGCACGGCGGCGCCAGCCTACCCAGCGGCACTGCGAATGTGCGCTACGAGCAGCGCCGCCAGATAGCCTCCGCCGAGAAGCAGGCGATCGGCGCCGCAGCTGCCCAGCTCATCCCCAACAACGCATCGCTGTTCATCAATATCGGCACGACGACCGAGGCGGTGAGCGAGGCCCTGATCGCCCACCATGAGCTGATGGTGATCACCAACAACATCAATGTGGCCAATCGGTTGCGCCTTTATTCGGCAATCGAGGTCGTGGTTGCGGGTGGCGTCGTGCGCGCTTCGGACGGCGGCATCGTCGGCGAGGCGGCCGTCGATTTCATCCGGCAATTCAAGGTCGATTACGCAGTCATCGGCGCCTCCGCCATCGATTCCGACGGCGCCCTGCTCGACTACGATTTTCGCGAGGTGAAGGTGGCACAGGCGATCATCGCCAATGCCCGGCACGTCATTCTGGTGGCGGATTCGACGAAATTCGAGCGCACGGCACCGGTGCGGATCGGACAGCTGTCGCAGGTCCAGACATTGATCACCGACCACTGTTCCGTCGAGGCCATCCGGACGATCTGCCACGACAGCAACGTCGCGCTGATCGAGACATCGAAAGCGAGCTGA
- the glpD gene encoding glycerol-3-phosphate dehydrogenase yields the protein MFDLFVIGGGINGCGIARDAAGRGYKVALAEMNDFASGTSSGSTKLIHGGLRYLEHYEFRLVRESLMEREVLWAMAPHIIWPMRFVLPYQKGGIRPAWLIRLGLFLYDHIGGRKLLPATSVVDMRKDPAGKPLKSLFTKAFEYSDGWVDDARLVVLNARDAADRGAQIMPRTRVRSARWEKNAWSVETQDMATGRIDSFQARMLVNAAGPWVDQVLSSAFGKNQVHNVRLVQGSHIVVRKKFDDPRAYFFQNPDNRIIFAIPYEQDFTLIGTTDQDFEGDPKDIRITQREVDYLCSAASEYFAEPVKPDDIVWSYSGVRPLFDDGASKAQEATRDYVLKREELPGGGELLNIFGGKLTTYRRLAEHALEKIGDAIGVKGKVWTAGSSLPGGAFAATGYESEVAKLKGSYPFLADRHARRLVRLYGTNAALLLGKAANASDLGRNFGDDLFECEVRWLIDMEWARHAEDVLWRRTKKGLYLSKDQAAELETFIAGVITH from the coding sequence ATGTTCGATCTTTTTGTCATTGGTGGCGGCATCAACGGTTGCGGTATTGCGCGCGACGCGGCCGGCCGTGGCTACAAGGTAGCGCTGGCCGAAATGAACGATTTCGCCTCCGGCACATCTTCCGGATCGACCAAGCTTATCCATGGCGGCCTGCGCTATCTCGAGCATTACGAATTCCGGCTGGTTCGCGAATCGCTGATGGAGCGCGAGGTCCTATGGGCCATGGCGCCGCATATTATCTGGCCGATGCGCTTCGTCCTGCCCTACCAGAAGGGCGGCATCCGCCCGGCCTGGCTCATTCGCCTCGGGCTCTTCCTCTACGACCATATCGGCGGCAGAAAGCTGCTTCCGGCGACGTCCGTTGTCGACATGCGCAAGGATCCGGCAGGCAAGCCATTGAAATCCCTGTTCACCAAGGCCTTTGAATATTCCGACGGATGGGTCGACGATGCGCGGCTTGTCGTCCTCAACGCCCGGGATGCTGCCGATCGCGGAGCCCAGATCATGCCGCGGACCCGCGTGCGGTCGGCGCGTTGGGAAAAAAATGCCTGGTCTGTCGAGACGCAGGATATGGCAACAGGCAGGATCGACAGCTTTCAGGCGCGCATGCTTGTCAATGCGGCAGGCCCCTGGGTCGATCAGGTGCTGTCCAGTGCATTCGGCAAGAACCAGGTTCACAATGTACGGCTCGTCCAGGGCAGCCACATCGTCGTCAGGAAGAAGTTTGACGATCCACGCGCCTATTTCTTCCAGAACCCTGACAATCGCATCATCTTCGCTATCCCCTACGAGCAGGATTTTACCCTGATCGGCACGACCGACCAGGATTTCGAGGGCGATCCGAAGGATATCCGAATCACGCAGCGCGAGGTCGACTATCTCTGCAGCGCCGCCAGCGAATATTTTGCCGAACCGGTAAAGCCTGATGACATCGTCTGGTCCTATTCCGGCGTTCGTCCGCTGTTCGACGACGGCGCCTCGAAGGCGCAGGAAGCGACGCGGGACTATGTGCTGAAGCGCGAGGAACTGCCCGGTGGCGGTGAACTGCTCAACATCTTCGGTGGCAAGCTGACCACCTACAGGCGCCTTGCAGAGCACGCGCTGGAGAAGATCGGCGATGCGATCGGTGTCAAGGGCAAGGTCTGGACGGCCGGCAGCAGCCTGCCCGGCGGTGCCTTTGCCGCGACGGGCTATGAGAGCGAAGTTGCCAAGCTCAAGGGCTCCTACCCGTTTCTGGCCGACCGCCATGCCCGACGGCTTGTCCGGCTCTACGGCACGAACGCGGCGCTCCTGCTCGGCAAGGCAGCAAACGCGTCCGATCTCGGCCGTAATTTCGGCGACGACCTTTTCGAATGCGAGG